One Campylobacterota bacterium DNA window includes the following coding sequences:
- a CDS encoding ABC-F family ATP-binding cassette domain-containing protein, producing the protein MIQINSLTKSYGERVLFDNLSLRLNAGDKVGFVGRNGTGKSTLFKIILGEEPYDSGEVIIPKNYRIGALRQHLHFTHKTVREECASALSPEIAHEVYRVEKILFGLGFTQEDLDKDPLSFSGGYQIRLNLVKLLVTEPNLLLLDEPTNYLDIVSLRWLASFIRSFEGEVILITHDRDFMDSVTTHTMGLRRRNISIVRGGTRKYYDLMDQEDELYLKTKANHDKKRAELEDFVARNKARASTATQAQSKQKELDKMGIMEDPEGEKSLAFSFSYAPTPAKLVMQAKNLSFGYTENEPLFRDLSFALEKGKRLAIIGKNGKGKSTLLNCLAGLLTPSGEITFHPSTAIAHFGQTNIDRLDKNRTVSEEIQSADGSMNNVRIRSICGTMMFSGDDADKKISVLSGGERSRVMLGKIIATPANLLFLDEPTNHLDMYSIDALTDAIRKFEGSVVLVTHSEMMLRALADALIIFREGNAEFFDGTYDEFLEKIGWDEEISDAPKPAKATPNTNKKESKQQRAALVQERSRLLSPLKKEAEKCENAIMQLEEKLKASHELLTTYSNQGETSKLLDLSKQVGDDEKKIEELFEKLEIAHEEITRIEAEYEAKLAEL; encoded by the coding sequence ATGATCCAAATCAACAGCCTTACCAAAAGCTACGGAGAGCGCGTCCTTTTCGACAACCTCTCGCTCCGCCTCAACGCCGGAGACAAAGTCGGTTTCGTCGGGCGTAACGGGACGGGAAAATCGACGCTGTTTAAAATCATCCTCGGCGAAGAGCCGTATGACAGCGGTGAAGTAATCATCCCTAAAAATTACCGCATCGGGGCACTCCGGCAGCACCTGCATTTCACCCACAAAACGGTACGTGAGGAGTGCGCGTCGGCGCTGAGTCCCGAGATCGCACACGAAGTCTATCGCGTCGAAAAAATCCTCTTCGGACTTGGGTTTACGCAGGAAGATCTGGACAAAGACCCGCTCAGTTTCTCGGGGGGATACCAGATCCGCCTCAACCTCGTCAAGCTCCTCGTCACCGAACCGAACCTGCTGCTGCTGGACGAACCGACCAACTACCTCGACATCGTCTCATTACGCTGGCTGGCATCCTTTATCCGCAGTTTTGAGGGGGAAGTGATCCTCATCACCCACGACCGCGATTTCATGGACTCCGTCACGACCCACACGATGGGACTGCGCCGCCGAAACATCAGCATCGTCCGGGGTGGTACCCGCAAATACTACGACTTGATGGATCAGGAAGACGAACTCTACCTCAAGACCAAAGCCAACCACGACAAAAAGCGCGCCGAGCTCGAAGACTTCGTCGCCCGCAACAAAGCCCGCGCTTCGACCGCCACGCAGGCACAGTCGAAACAAAAAGAGCTCGACAAAATGGGGATCATGGAGGATCCGGAGGGAGAGAAGAGCCTCGCGTTCAGCTTCAGCTACGCCCCCACCCCCGCCAAACTCGTCATGCAGGCCAAAAACCTCTCGTTCGGCTACACCGAAAACGAACCCCTCTTCCGCGACCTCTCGTTCGCCCTCGAAAAAGGAAAACGGCTCGCGATCATCGGGAAAAACGGCAAGGGGAAATCAACGCTGCTCAACTGCCTCGCGGGACTCCTCACCCCCAGCGGCGAGATCACCTTCCACCCCTCCACCGCCATCGCCCATTTCGGCCAGACGAACATCGACCGCCTCGATAAAAACCGAACGGTCTCCGAAGAGATCCAAAGCGCCGATGGGAGCATGAACAACGTCCGCATCCGCTCGATCTGCGGGACGATGATGTTCAGCGGCGACGACGCCGATAAAAAAATCTCCGTCCTCTCCGGCGGGGAGCGCAGCCGCGTCATGCTCGGTAAAATCATCGCCACCCCCGCCAACCTCCTCTTCCTCGATGAGCCGACCAACCACCTCGACATGTACTCGATCGACGCCCTCACCGACGCGATCCGAAAATTCGAAGGCTCCGTCGTCCTCGTCACCCACTCGGAGATGATGCTCCGCGCCCTCGCCGACGCCCTCATCATTTTCCGCGAAGGAAACGCAGAGTTTTTTGATGGAACGTATGATGAGTTTTTGGAAAAAATCGGATGGGACGAAGAGATTTCCGATGCCCCCAAACCGGCCAAAGCGACCCCGAACACGAACAAAAAAGAGTCCAAGCAGCAGCGCGCCGCCCTCGTGCAGGAGCGCTCCCGCCTCCTCAGCCCGCTGAAAAAAGAGGCCGAGAAGTGCGAAAATGCAATCATGCAGCTCGAAGAGAAACTCAAAGCCTCCCATGAACTCCTCACCACCTATTCCAACCAGGGGGAAACCTCCAAGCTCCTCGACCTCTCCAAACAAGTCGGCGACGATGAGAAAAAAATCGAAGAGCTCTTCGAGAAACTCGAAATCGCTCATGAAGAGATCACCCGTATCGAAGCCGAATACGAGGCGAAACTTGCCGAGCTCTAA
- a CDS encoding 16S rRNA pseudouridine(516) synthase: MPSSKTRLDKLLSSLGYCSRKEVASLLREEIITHTDNLYLKSDTKVAHEDILFEGEPLDPPQGIVILMHKPLGYVCSHDDGEGRLVYDLLPERWRRRDPKISTVGRLDKETSGLLLLTDDGALLHRLTSPKHKVSKIYEAALDRPLRGDEAEIFASGTLMLNGEKTPCLPAQLEVIDPTHVRLEIVEGRYHQVRRMFAAVGNHVTALHRSTFGDLTLGDLEVGEYQLLDPQNALF, translated from the coding sequence TTGCCGAGCTCTAAAACCCGCCTCGACAAACTCCTAAGCTCACTGGGGTATTGCAGCCGCAAAGAGGTTGCATCCCTCCTCCGTGAGGAGATTATCACCCACACCGATAACCTCTATCTCAAAAGCGATACCAAAGTTGCTCATGAAGATATCCTCTTCGAGGGCGAGCCTCTCGATCCGCCGCAGGGTATCGTTATCTTGATGCATAAACCGCTGGGGTATGTATGCTCTCACGACGACGGAGAAGGACGCCTCGTTTACGATCTCCTCCCAGAGCGGTGGCGCAGACGCGATCCAAAAATCTCCACCGTCGGACGGCTGGACAAAGAGACAAGCGGATTATTGTTGCTCACCGATGATGGCGCACTGCTCCACCGCCTCACTTCACCGAAACACAAAGTGTCAAAGATATACGAAGCGGCATTGGATCGACCGCTGCGAGGAGATGAAGCAGAGATTTTCGCTTCGGGGACGCTGATGCTTAACGGTGAAAAGACCCCGTGCCTACCCGCACAACTCGAAGTGATTGATCCGACCCATGTGAGGCTCGAAATCGTCGAGGGGCGATACCATCAGGTACGGCGTATGTTCGCGGCGGTAGGGAATCATGTCACCGCTCTGCACCGTTCGACGTTCGGGGATTTGACGCTAGGGGATTTAGAGGTAGGGGAATATCAACTTCTTGACCCCCAAAATGCACTATTTTAA
- a CDS encoding addiction module antidote protein yields METQLTPFDMTQYLDSEEAIAEYLTQVLEEGDTDELIRAIGHIAKARGMSQIAQESGLGRESLYKTFAPGSKPRFDTIAKVVKSLGLHIQITPLKAS; encoded by the coding sequence ATGGAAACACAATTGACTCCATTTGATATGACACAGTATTTAGACAGCGAAGAGGCGATTGCCGAATACCTCACGCAAGTCCTCGAAGAGGGTGATACCGATGAACTGATCCGTGCTATCGGTCATATCGCCAAAGCTCGCGGTATGAGTCAAATCGCACAAGAGAGCGGATTAGGACGAGAGAGCCTCTATAAAACATTTGCCCCCGGGTCAAAACCCCGTTTTGATACGATTGCCAAAGTGGTAAAATCGTTGGGATTGCATATTCAGATTACGCCGCTTAAAGCTTCATAG
- a CDS encoding type II toxin-antitoxin system RelE/ParE family toxin, with amino-acid sequence MYTIQQTHRFSQWLIKLKDMRARIAIARRLERAQIGNLGDVKSVGESVFEMRVDMGPGYRLYYTMRGNELIILLVGGDKSTQQRDIEKAIEMAKEI; translated from the coding sequence ATGTATACCATTCAGCAAACCCATAGATTTTCGCAATGGCTCATCAAACTCAAAGATATGCGTGCCCGCATCGCAATCGCCCGACGTTTGGAACGTGCTCAAATCGGGAATCTTGGGGATGTGAAAAGCGTTGGTGAAAGTGTATTTGAAATGCGTGTCGATATGGGACCGGGTTATCGGCTTTATTACACGATGCGCGGGAATGAATTGATTATTTTGCTTGTTGGCGGTGATAAATCGACTCAGCAACGCGATATTGAAAAAGCCATAGAGATGGCAAAGGAGATATAA
- a CDS encoding nucleotidyltransferase family protein has protein sequence MHCTKQTILNYLATHIQEFQIKYGVERIGLFGSYARDEATDDSDIDLYVHTTKKTLSAVAGLWNQIERDLNKKVDLITAHNRMRPGLKHSIESEVVYG, from the coding sequence ATGCACTGTACCAAACAAACCATTCTCAACTACCTTGCAACACATATCCAGGAATTTCAAATCAAGTACGGCGTAGAGCGCATCGGTTTATTCGGAAGCTATGCGAGAGATGAAGCAACCGATGATAGCGATATCGATCTGTACGTTCACACTACCAAAAAAACCCTTTCTGCCGTTGCGGGGTTATGGAATCAGATTGAGCGCGACTTAAACAAGAAAGTCGATCTCATCACGGCTCACAATCGAATGCGTCCGGGACTAAAACATTCCATCGAGAGCGAAGTAGTCTATGGATAA
- a CDS encoding HepT-like ribonuclease domain-containing protein — protein sequence MDKKDAKELLEFVIESIQVVKKRMKSVQSIDDLLDTEEGQEKLDSILMRMQAIGEAIKNLDKRYSDLLNNEKDSSYWSEIIKMREMISHHYLNIDAEIVFNTIRSGELDELKSHIDHIIQRELFSSQKSIF from the coding sequence ATGGATAAAAAAGACGCTAAAGAGCTTCTTGAATTTGTAATTGAGAGCATACAAGTCGTCAAAAAGAGGATGAAATCGGTTCAATCTATCGATGATCTTTTAGACACCGAAGAGGGACAAGAAAAACTCGACTCCATCTTGATGCGTATGCAGGCAATCGGCGAAGCCATCAAAAATTTAGACAAAAGGTATTCCGATCTTTTGAATAACGAAAAAGATTCTTCTTATTGGAGCGAAATAATCAAAATGCGTGAGATGATTTCTCACCATTATCTCAATATCGATGCCGAAATCGTTTTTAATACGATTCGAAGCGGTGAACTCGATGAACTCAAATCACATATAGATCATATAATTCAGCGGGAGTTGTTTTCATCGCAGAAAAGTATTTTTTGA